A genomic stretch from Flavobacterium humidisoli includes:
- a CDS encoding DUF6607 family protein, whose translation MISKSLFLSAALALTCGLGFSQDKKQQDIKSIKSMCGCYEVKFNFTETFSYPKDTLTYKPSETKHESALEWVELLEDTPNKIVMQHLLIVSDDMIIKHWRQDWLYENTDLYSFDKGNTWKYKKLDKKAVKGQWTQKVYQVDDSPRYEGSSTWVHVDGQDYWANVADAPLPRREQTKRNDYNVLKRRNIHEITATGWNHEQDNDKLVRDDAGKDVLLAQEKGFDVYTKVPDVKCLAAQKWWKENNALWKNIRDKWQTLFDRHQDLNLEAKVDRKALYSLLFDLKPDTAKAETDKIIDKFVK comes from the coding sequence ATGATTTCAAAAAGCCTTTTTCTGTCAGCCGCTTTGGCTTTAACATGTGGTCTTGGTTTTAGTCAGGACAAAAAACAACAAGACATTAAGTCAATTAAATCAATGTGTGGTTGTTACGAAGTGAAGTTTAATTTCACAGAAACATTTTCATATCCAAAAGACACTCTTACTTATAAGCCTTCAGAGACTAAACATGAATCTGCATTAGAATGGGTAGAGTTATTAGAAGACACTCCAAACAAAATTGTAATGCAACATTTACTTATTGTAAGTGATGATATGATTATCAAACACTGGAGACAAGATTGGCTATACGAAAACACAGACTTATACTCGTTTGATAAAGGCAATACTTGGAAATACAAAAAGCTAGACAAAAAAGCAGTCAAAGGTCAATGGACTCAAAAAGTATATCAAGTAGATGATAGTCCAAGATATGAAGGGTCTTCAACTTGGGTACATGTTGACGGGCAAGATTACTGGGCAAACGTTGCTGATGCACCGCTTCCGAGAAGAGAGCAAACAAAACGTAACGACTACAATGTTTTAAAAAGAAGAAATATTCACGAAATTACTGCTACAGGATGGAACCATGAGCAAGACAATGACAAATTGGTTCGTGACGATGCTGGAAAAGATGTTTTGTTAGCGCAAGAGAAAGGATTTGATGTTTACACTAAAGTTCCAGATGTAAAATGTCTAGCAGCTCAAAAATGGTGGAAAGAAAATAACGCGCTTTGGAAAAATATTCGTGACAAATGGCAGACTCTTTTTGACAGACACCAAGATTTAAACCTAGAAGCTAAAGTTGACAGAAAAGCGCTTTACTCTCTATTATTTGATTTAAAACCAGATACTGCAAAAGCAGAAACAGATAAAATCATTGACAAATTTGTTAAGTAA